GATCAGCGTATAGCTGTCGCCGAATTTTGGCAGCGGGTGGAACTGCTGCACAATCATACCCTCTTCGCCGTACGGTCCTTCAACCGCCTCGACCGTTTTCCCGTTCTCAACGATTGACACATTTGCGCCTTCACGGGAGAAAATCGGTTTCACGACGTACTTTTCCATTGGCGGATAATCGTCTTCGGCAAAGTACGCAGGCAGCAGATTGGGATGATTGGGGAACATCTCCCACAGCAGCGGCAACAGCGCTTTATTGGAAATAATGCTCTTCCAGGCGGGTTCCAGCCAGCGAACACCGGCATCTTCCAGCTTGGTGGAGAACATTTCGCGCAGCATGTATTCCCACGGATAAAGCTTGAACAGATTGCCAATCACCTGATCCTGAAGATCGGTAAACTGGCCTTTCTCGCCAAGGCCGATATCCTCGATATAGAGGAACTCCGACGCCAGCTCCGCTTCTGCCGCGCAATCCTGCAAATACTGCACGGTGCCGCGATCTTCAACGGTATCCCGGCAGCAAGTGAAGTGCAGCAACTGGAAACCGTGCTGCTCGCGAAGCTCGGCGAAACGCGCAATGAGCTGCTCTTGCAGGCTGTTGAATTGATCGCTGCCCGCCGGCAAATTTCCGGCGTTAAGCTGGTCTTCCAGCCAGATCCACTGGAAAAAAGCGGCTTCATACAGAGACGTTGGCGTATCGGCATTGTTCTCCAGCAATTTGGGTTCGCCCACACCATCCCAGGCGAGATCGAGACGCGAATAGAGCGACGGTTGCTGCGTTGCCCACGACTGGCGTACAAAGCCCCAGGTGTGCTTTGGAATGCGGAATTTGGCCATCAGCTCATCGCTGGCAACCACTTTTTCCACCACTTTCAGGCACATCTGGTGCAGCTCAGCGGTAACCTCTTCCAGCTTCTCAACCTGAGCAAGCGTCAGCTTGTAGTACGCTTCTTCACACCAGTACGGTTCTCCATACATGGTGTGAAAATTAAAACCATATTCGGTGGCTTTTTCGCGCCAGTCCGGGCGTTCGGGAATTGCGATTCTTTCCATGACCATCAACCGCCCATTGAGCGGGTCGGCGTACCGCTTACACGGCGCTGCATCGTGTTCTGCTTCGCGACAGACTCACCAAAGCCGCCTCGGGTCACCGTGGTTGTGGTCGCCGGTTTTGGCGCCATAGCCGTTTTCGGTACGGTCATGGTGCGGCCCGGTTGCGCTGCGCCATAGCCTTTACCGGAAGCATCGGTGTACTGACCATAAGCCGGGCTTGCCGGATTACGCGAACTGAACAGCGGCTGCTGGGCAAAACCTGCGCCACCGCCCATCAGGCGGCCCATCATATAGCCCGCCATCAGCGGCATCCAGAAGCTGCCGCCGGACTGAGCCTGCGCCTGATTTTCCGGCGCCATGCCAGCCTGAACCGGCGTCTGCTGACACTGGCCTTCGCCAAATTCTGCCACGCAGTCTTCGCGCGTCGCGTATTTCGGCGCTGTACGCTCAGCTTCTTTCAGTGCGTTGTTGTAAGCGGTTTTACACTCAGCGCTTTTCCCCGGGTTTGCCGACGAACAATCGTCCGCATTCTGGTACAGGGAAACCGTTTCGTCGCTTTTTTCACAGCCCGCCAGCATGAAAACGGCAGTCACCGCCAGTGCGACAGGTGTTAAATGACGTGCGCTCCAGCTTTTGCGGAACGTCGCGTGTTGGATGTTTTTTGTCCGTTTCATTGTTATCTTCCTGGATCCCAAAGGCATACGTAAAACGCTCAGGATAGAGGATGAGTGGTTGAAGTTAAAGCGAGGAGGGGAGGCCTTTACGTTGCCTTACGTAAAAACGGGGGCTGGATTGCCCCCGTTGCGGATCGATGCTGATTAATTAACGTTTAACGCTGGTGCGTGCTGCGGCAGGCTGTACGTTGCCTCTGAAGTTATCAACGCTTGCATCCTGCTGCGGGTTCTCCGGCGCGACGCTTTCCGGCGCCGTGGAGACGTTTTTACCCAGCGAGTTGTTCAGCGCCTGCAAATCCTGCTCGTTCAACGTACCCAGCGCCGATTTAATATTCAGCTCATTGATCAGGTAGTTATAACGCGCGCTGGAGAGCTGCTGTTTGGCGTTATACAGCGTGGTGGTCGCGTCCAGCACATCAACAATAGTACGCGTACCCACGGAGTAACCCGCTTCCATCGCATCCAGGGAGCTTTGGGCAGAAACAACCGCTTGTTTATAGGCGTTGATGCTGCTGATAGACGCGTTCACGTTGTTGAAAGAGGAGCGCACGTTCTGTACGACGCTACGATGCGCGCTTTCCAGCTGTTCGCTCGCGCCAACAAAGTTGTACTGCGCCTGTTTAACCTGTGACGTTACCGAACCACCGCTATAAAGCGGCAGGCTGAAGCTCAGGCCAACAGAGTTCTGACCGATATCCCGATCCGCATAGGAAGAGGAGGCAACTGGGTTGCCACGCGTCGCAGAACCGCTGTATTTGGTATTCGAAACGCTGGTGGACGCCGTTAAGTTAAGCGTCGGCAGATGGCCGTCCTGCGCCTGGCGAATTTGCTCACGCGCCAGATCCTGGCTCAGACGCGCCTGCAGCAGCGTCAGGTTGCGGCTTTCCGCTTCCTTCAGCAGTGCGTTCACCGGCTTCGGTTTGTCGGTTTTAAAGCCATCGACATTCAGTGACGCCAGCTCCGGATAGTAGTTGCCGGTGATCTGACGCAATGATTCCAGGGCATTGTCGAGGTTGTTGCGGGCGGTCACTTCGTTCGCCAGCACGCTGTCATACTGAGAACGGGCGTTCTGTACGTCGGTAATGGCGACCAGGCCAACGTTAAAACGTTGGGTGGTTTGATCCAACTGACGGTAAATTGCCTGTTTCTGCGCTTCCGTGTAAGAGAGCGCATCAATCGCGCTCAGCACGTTAAAATAGGCAGTCGCCGTATTCAGAATCAGGGTTTGCTGATCGGTTTGCCAGGTGACATCCTGAATGCCAGCCGTTTTTTCCTGCAGCGTCAGCGCGCGCCATTTCGACATATCAAAAATAGTTTGCGTCAGTTGCAAAGAGCCGCTGGTCACATTCGAATCGACGCCATTACTATCACGAAAGCCATTGGTATACGTATAATCAGCGCCCAAACCGAGCTGTGGTAATAAAGGGCTGCGCGCTTCATTAATTTTCTCAAAGGCGGCATCGCGATCGGCGGCGGATTTACGCAGATCCGGGTTACTCAAACGAGCCTGCTGATATACCTGAAGCAGGTTTTCTGCCTGGCTCATGGTGCTGAAACCGGTGAGGCTCAGACCGATAAGGAGGGAGAGCAATTTCTTCATTTGCATTCCTTGTTGTGAAGCAGTATTAGCGCTGGTCTAAATTGGGAAAAAATAATCGCCGATTCTAGCAGAAACGGGCATCGCCTCAGCTTGGCGTTCCGTGCCATTGGCATAAATTTGCACCAATGTAACATATAGCGCTTGCAACAGTAATTAAACGGGTCTGAAATCCAGATTTTTGTCATTATTTCCGAATGAGATGTCGCCAATGAATAAGCCAATATCCCCCGAAATGACTTTCACAAAAAACGATGTAGAAATTATTGCACGAGAAACACTCTATAGCGGTTTTTTTTCGCTTGATCTTTACCGCTTTCGCCACCGTTTATTCAATGGTGAGATGAGCGGCGAAGTACGCCGTGAAATTTTTGAACGCGGTCACGCCGCAGTCTTGCTACCCTTTGACCCAGTGCGCGACGAAGTTGTGCTGATCGAACAGATCCGGATTGCGGCATTCGATACCAGCGAAAGCCCGTGGCTGCTGGAGATGGTCGCCGGTATGATTGAAGAAGGTGAAACCGAAGAAGATGTGGTGCGCCGTGAAGCTGTCGAAGAAGCAGGGTTAACCGTCGGGCGCGCAAAAAAAGTATTGAGCTATCTGGCAAGCCCTGGCGGCACCAGCGAGCGTTCTGCCGTCTTTGTCGGTGAAGTGGATGCCACTCAGGCCGAAGGTGTTCATGGTCTGGTGGATGAAAACGAAGATATTCGGGTTCATGTGGTGAGTCGGGAGCAGGCTTACCAGTGGGTAGAAGAGGGGAAAATCGATAACGCAGCATCTGTCATCGCCCTGCAATGGCTGCAACTGCATCATGAGAGCTTACGAAACGAGTGGAAAAAATGAAGCGCTATACACCTGACTTCCCTGAAATGATGCGCCTGTGCGAAACCAATTTCGCTCAATTGCGTCGTCTGTTGCCGCGTAATGATGAAGCGGGCCAAACGGTGAGCTATCAGGTGACTAACGCACAATACCGGTTAACGATTGTTGAAGCGACGCGTTATACGACGCTGGTGGAAATTGAACAGACGGTGCCTGCCGTGAGCTACTGGAGCCTGCCGTCCATGACGGTGCGCCTGTACCACGACGCGATGGTCGCTGAAGTGTGTTCAAGTCAGCAGATCTTTCGTTTCAAAGCGCGTTATGATTATCCTAATAAAAAGTTGCATCAACGCGACGAAAAGCATCAAATTAATCAGTTTCTGGCCGATTGGCTACGTTACTGTTTAGCACATGGAGCAATGGCGATTCCGGTTTGTTAGCGTCATGAAACCTAAGGACACCATTTGGAAAGCCTGTTAAACCTCTCTCTGGCCGGTGAGTCCAGAGTCAGGGTCTTACAAATTACTGATTCTCACCTGTTTGCCGAAAAGCACGAGACGCTGTTAGGGGTCAATACCTGGGAAAGTTATCAGGCGGTACTGGAGGCTATCCAGGCCCAGAAGCGCCCTTGCGATCTGATCGTCGCCACCGGCGACCTGGCACAGGATCACTCCGCTGCGGCTTATCAGCATTTTGCTGAAGGCATCGCACGATTCACTGCGCCTTGCGTCTGGTTACCGGGTAATCACGATTTCCAGCCCGCTATGTACAGCGCATTACAGGACGCGGGAATATCCCCTGCAAAACGCGTATTTATCGGCGATCATTGGCAAATCCTGCTGCTGGACAGCCAGGTATTTGGCGTCCCGCACGGCGAATTGAGCGAATTTCAGCTTGAGTGGCTGGAGAATAAACTTTCCGACAGTCCGGAGCGGCACACCTTGCTGTTGCTTCATCACCATCCGCTGCCATCCGGTTGTAGCTGGCTCGATCAGCACAGCCTGCGTAACGCGGGCGAGCTGAATAATGTGCTTCAGCGCTTCCCGAATGTGCGCCACCTGCTGTGCGGGCATATTCACCAGGAGCTGGATCTCGACTGGAATGGCCGCCGCCTGCTGGCGACGCCTTCAACCTGCGTGCAGTTCAAACCGCACTGCGCCAACTTTACGCTCGATACCATTGCACCGGGCTGGCGCTGGCTGGATCTCTACGACGACGGAACGCTGCATACCGAAGTCTGCCGGCTGGAGAGCACGCAGTTCCGCCCCGATACGGCTTCAGAAGGCTACTAATGTCCACTCTTCTCTATCTGCATGGCTTTAACAGTTCGCCGCGTTCGGCGAAGGCCACGCAGTTGACGCAATGGCTGTCGCAGCACTATCCCGACATCGACGTGCTGGTGCCGCAGTTGCCGCCTTATCCCGCCGCGGCTGCCGAATTGCTGGAGTCGCTGGTGCTTGAGCAGGGCGGGCGGCAGCTTGGCGTCGTCGGATCGTCGCTGGGCGGTTACTACGCAACCTGGCTCTCGCAATGCTTTATGCTGCCCGCGGTGGTGATCAACCCGGCGGTGCGTCCGTTTCAGTTACTGGCCGATTACCTCGGCAATAACGAGAATCCCTACACTGGGGAACAATATGTGCTAGAGTCTCGCCATATTTACGAGCTCAAAGTGATGCAAGTTGACCCGCTTGAAGCGCCGGATCTTATCTGGCTGCTGCAACAGACCGGGGACGAAGTGCTCGATTACCGCCAGGCGGTGGCCTATTACGATGCCTGTCGCCAGACTGTAGAAGAGGGCGGGAATCATGCCTTTGTGGGCTTTGAGAATCATTTCACACAGATTATCGATTTCCTTGGGCTGCATTGAGCCGACAGGGAAACGATGCGGTCACTATCTACGAACAAACCATGACGCAATCCTATAACGCTGATGCCATAGAGGTACTCACCGGGCTTGAGCCGGTTCGCCGCCGTCCGGGGATGTACACCGATACCACTCGCCCAAACCACCTCGGGCAGGAAGTCATTGATAACAGTGTCGATGAGGCGCTGGCGGGGCACGCCAAACGCGTGGAGGTGATCCTGCACGCCGACCAGTCGCTGGAAGTTATCGACGACGGGCGCGGCATGCCGGTGGACATTCACCCGGAAGAGGGCGTTCCGGCCGTTGAGCTGATCCTCTGCCGTCTGCACGCGGGCGGTAAATTCTCAAATAAAAACTATCAGTTCTCCGGTGGCTTGCACGGCGTTGGCATTTCTGTGGTGAACGCCCTGTCGCGTCGCGTGGAAGTGCAGGTTAAACGTGACGGACAGATTTACAGCATTGCGTTTGAAAATGGCGAAAAGGTCGAGGATCTGCAGGTTATCGGTACCTGCGGCAAACGCAATACCGGAACCAGCGTCCATTTCTGGCCGGATGAGTCCTTCTTTGATAGCCCGCGTTTCTCGGTTTCCCGCCTGACGCATCTGCTGAAAGCAAAAGCCGTACTCTGCCCCGGCGTGGAAATCCTCTTCAAAGATGAAGTGAACAACGCCGAGCAGCGCTGGTGTTATCAGGATGGCCTGAACGACTACCTGTGCGAAGCGGTCAACGGCCTGCCGACGCTGCCGGAAAAACCGTTTATTGGTAATTTCTCCGCTGAAACCGAAGCGGTGGACTGGGCGCTGTTGTGGCTACCGGAAGGCGGCGAGCTGCTGACAGAAAGCTACGTCAACCTGATCCCGACTATGCAGGGCGGGACGCACGTTAACGGCCTGCGCCAGGGGCTACTGGATGCCATGCGCGAGTTCTGCGAATACCGCAATATTCTGCCGCGCGGCGTGAAGCTTTCGGCGGAAGATATCTGGGAACGCTGCGCGTACGTGCTGTCGGTAAAAATGCAGGATCCGCAGTTCGCCGGGCAGACCAAAGAACGGCTCTCTTCCCGTCAGTGCGCCGCGTTTGTCTCCGGTGTGGTGAAAGATGCCTTCAGCCTGTGGCTGAACCAGAATATTCAGACCGCTGAACTGCTGGCCGAAATGGCGATTTCCAGCGCCCAGCGCCGTATGCGCGCCGCCAAAAAAGTGGTGCGTAAAAAGCTGACCAGCGGTCCGGCGCTGCCGGGTAAACTGGCGGACTGTACCGCGCAGGATCTGAACCGTACCGAGCTGTTCCTCGTGGAAGGTGACTCGGCGGGCGGCTCCGCTAAGCAGGCGCGCGATCGTGAATATCAGGCGATCATGCCGCTGAAAGGTAAGATCCTGAATACCTGGGAAGTCTCTTCGGACGAAGTGCTGGCCTCGCAGGAAGTGCATGATATTTCCGTGGCGATCGGTATCGATCCGGACAGCGACGATCTCAGCCAGCTACGCTACGGCAAGATCTGTATCCTCGCCGATGCGGATTCCGATGGTCTGCACATTGCCACACTGCTGTGCGCGCTGTTCGTGCGCCACTTCCGCGCGCTGGTGAAGCAAGGCCACGTCTACGTGGCGCTGCCGCCGTTGTACCGTATCGATCTCGGCAAAGAGGTGTATTACGCGCTGACGGAAGAAGAGAAAACCGGCGTGCTGGAACAACTGAAGCGCAAGAAAGGCAAACCGAACGTGCAGCGCTTTAAAGGGCTGGGCGAGATGAACCCAATGCAGCTTCGTGAAACCACGCTCGATCCGAACACCCGCCGTCTGGTACAGCTTGTCATCAGCGATGAAGATGAGCAGCAAACCACTGCCATGATGGATATGCTGCTGGCCAAAAAGCGTTCCGAAGATCGCCGCAACTGGCTGCAAGAAAAAGGCGATATGGCCGATATCGAAGCCTGATAAACCCCACCACGAAAAAGGGATGCTTAGCGCATCCCTTTTTATTTAGCGGCTCAGGTTCTGTTCGCCCCATGCCAGCGCCGTGTTTATCAGGGCGCTCAACAGTTCGCGAAAGCGTTCGCTCTTCTCTTCGCAGAACGCAAAGCTCGTCTCATCCATGTAGCAGCACTGCGCCACTTCCAGTTGTACCGCATGAATGTTCTGTTGCGGTGCGCCGTAATGGCGGGTGATATACCCGCCTTTAAAGCGGCCGTTGAGCACTTTGGTGTAGTGCGGAAACGCATCGCAGCAGTCCAGCAATGCGCGGCTCAGATCCGGCGCGCAGCTTGCCCCATCGGCAGTGCCAAAATTCAGATCCGGCAGTTTGCCCTCGAACAGACGAGGAACCACCGATTTGATAGAGTGCGCATCCCACAGCAACGCGTAGCCGAAGGTGTCGCGCAACCGTGCCAGTTCCTGCGCCAGCGCCTGGTGATAAGGCTGCCATATGTTGTGCAAAATGGCGGCTTTCGTGGCGTCATCCGGCGCTTTGCCCGCTTCGAACAGCGGCTCGCCGTCAAAAAAAGTCCCCGGGAACAGGCCGGTGGTCGCCGTGCTGTATAGCGGTTTGTCATCCGCCGGGCGGTTTAAATCCACGACATAGCGGGAATAATTAGCGCTTAGCACGCTGGCACCCAGCTCGCGAATCGGCTGATACAACAGCGGAATATGCCAGTCCGTATCCTCCAGGCGCTGCGCCCGCACGGTAAGGCTGCGGGCGATCTCCGGCGTCAATTGCGTGCCGGGATGGGGCATGCTGACCAGCAGCGGCAGCCGACCCTGATGTAATTCGAATCCGTTAGTCATGCCACACTTCCTCCCCCTGATAAATAACCTGTTTCGACAGCGTTCCACCCAGCCAGTAGCTGAGTTCTGCCGGATGAGCAACATCCCACGCGACAAAGCTGGCCTCTTTACCTGCCTGTAGCGTACCGCAGCGATCGCTGATACCTAACGCGCGGGCGGCATGACAGGTCACTCCCGCCAGCGCTTCTTCAGGTGTCAGACGGAACAACGTGCAGGCCATATTCATCATCAGGCGCAGAGACAACACCGGCGACGTGCCGGGGTTCAGATCGCTGGAAATGGCCATCGGCACCTGATGTTGACGCAGTAGCGCCACCGGCGGCTGCTGGCTCTCGCGTAGAAAGTAAAAGGCACCCGGCAGCAGAACGGCTGTGGTGCCATGCTCCGCCATCAGCACGATATCCTCTTCACACAAATACTCCAGATGATCGGCGGAAAGCGCGTTGTAGCGGGCGGCCAGACCAGCGCCGTGCAGCAGTGAAAGCTGTTCGGCATGCAGTTTTACCGGTAAGCCAAGCTGTTGCGCTTTATGGAAAACCCGCTCCACTTGCGACGGTGAAAAAGCCAGATGTTCACAAAAAGCATCGACCGCATCGACCAGCCCTTGTGCGTGCCAGGCGGGCAGCCAGTGCTGGCAAATCTCGTCGATATAGTCGTCGGCGCGCCCCTGATACTCGCCCGGCAATGCATGCGCTGCGAGACAGGTGCTAAAGATAGTGAGTGGCATTTCTGCGCTAAGCGCGCGGATCACTTGCAACATTTTGCCTTCATCGGCAAAGCTGAGGCCGTAGCCGGATTTGATCTCAAGCGTGGTAACGCCATCTTTGCGTAGCGCGTGAATGCGTTTGCGGGCGCTTTCCAGCAGTTGTTGCTGGCTGGCGTGACGGGTGGCATTCACGGTACTGATAATGCCGCCGCCGGCTGCGGCGATCTCCGCGTAACTTGCGCCGTTGAGACGCATCTCAAACTCCTGACTGCGATCGCCGCCAAACACGCTATGGCTATGGCAATCGATCAGTCCGGGCGTAACCAGCCGTCCGTGCAGATCCACTTCACGATCAATCGCATCGTCCGGCTGCGTTCCCTCTTCGCCCAGCCATTCAATGCGCGGGCCATCGGTGATCATCGCCGCATGGGGAATCAGGTTGTATTTGCCTGCTTCCATGGTGGCAATCTGGCAGTGACGCCATAAAATGCGCATCCGCGTTCTCCCGTCATGGTTCGGCGCGGCCATCGCCGCGCCACCGGTTTTACTTTGTAATCATCGGCAGGTTGAGGTCGTGCTCTTTGGCACAGGCAACAGCGGAATCATAGCCTGCATCGGCATGGCGCATCACGCCCGTCGCCGGATCGTTATGCAGTACGCGGGCGATACGTTCTGCCGCTTCATCCGTGCCATCGCAGACGATAACCATCCCCGAATGCTGTGAGAAGCCCATGCCGACGCCGCCGCCGTGGTGCAGGGAAACCCAGGTTGCGCCGCTGGCGGTATTGAGCAAGGCATTCAGCAGCGGCCAGTCGGAAACCGCATCGGAGCCATCTTTCATCGCTTCGGTTTCGCGGTTCGGGCTGGCAACGGAGCCGGAGTCCAGGTGATCGCGGCCAATGACAATCGGTGCCGAGACTTCGCCGCGACGCACCATTTCGTTAAACGCCAGCCCCAGACGCGCGCGCTGCCCCAGACCCACCCAGCAAATACGTGCTGGCAGGCCCTGGAAACTGATGCGCTCTTTCGCCATATCCAGCCAGCGGTGCAGATGCGCATCATCTGCGATCAGCTCTTTCACCTTTTCATCGGTGCGATAGATATCTTCCGGATCGCCGGAGAGCGCGGCCCAGCGGAACGGCCCGATACCGCGGCAGAACAACGGGCGAATATAAGCAGGCACAAAACCCGGGAAATCGAAGGCGTTGCTGACGCCCATCTCTTTCGCCATCTGGCGAATATTGTTGCCGTAATCGAAGGTTGGAATGCCCTGCTGCTGGAAGGCGAGCATCGCTTTAACGTGCTCCGCCATAGAGGCTTTCGCCGCCTGAATCACCACCGCTGGCTCCGTCTTCGCGCGTTCGCGATACTCTTCCCACTGCCAGCCAATCGGCAGATAGCCGTTCAGCGGATCGTGGGCGCTGGTTTGATCGGTCACGATATCCGGACGAACACCGCGTTTAACCAGTTCCGGTAAGACTTCCGCCGCATTGCCGTGCAGCGCAACAGAGATGGCTTTGCCTTCGCGGGTGTAGCGTTCAATACGCGCCAGCGCATCGTCCAGATCCGTTGCCTGCTCATCCACATAGCCGGTACGCAGGCGGAAATCGATGCGGGATTGCTGACACTCAATGTTCAGCGAGCAGGCGCCCGCCAGCGTGGCGGCCAGCGGCTGTGCGCCGCCCATACCGCCCAGACCGGCGGTCAGCACCCAGCGGCCAACCAGCGAACCGTTATAGTGCTGGCGACCCGCTTCGACGAAGGTTTCATATGTGCCCTGAACGATCCCCTGGCTGCCAATATAGATCCAGGAGCCTGCGGTCATCTGGCCGTACATCGCCAGCCCTTTAGCGTCCAGTTCGTTGAAGTGTTCCCAGTTAGCCCAGTGGGGAACCAGGTTGGAGTTGGCGATCAGGACGCGCGGCGCATTGCTGTGGGTTTTAAACACGCCGACCGGCTTGCCGGATTGCACCAGCAGCGTTTCGTCATCGTTAAGCTGCTTCAGCGCTTCCACCATTTTGTCAAAGCACTCCCAGTTACGCGCTGCCCGTCCAATCCCCCCGTAAACCACCAGCTCTTTCGGGTTTTCCGCGACTTCGGGATCAAGGTTGTTCATCAGCATGCGCAGCGGCGCTTCGGTCAGCCAGCTTTTCGCATTCAATGTCGTGCCGCGCGGCGCTCTGATCTCAACATCACGATAACGGGAAAATTCACTACTCATGCGGTTTACCTTCTTTGTTTGATAGCAGGATAAATGCTTACTGACGTTGTCTTGTATATACATGATAAGCACATATGGTGCCACTTTGATCGATTTATTTATTATCTATGTAAAACAGCAACTTGTAATTTACTGTTTTCCGGGAGGCGCTGAGGGAAGGGATTTTAGCGTGCTTTACTGCACTATTATTGTGCTTAACGGCAGAAAAATGATCATTTTAAGTGCATTAATGCGCTGTTTTATGGCGAGAGAACAGGGCGATAAAGCAGAGGTAATCCGCCTGGTTAGACTGATTTTATTAACGAGATATTATTATGTTATTGTTTTTAATGGTTTTTAATTTATCGATATATGTTGCGATTACGTTATGGCACATGGCTTGCAAGTTGTACATACAAGGATATACATAAAGCATTTTGCATCGCCGTCACAACGGGACGGCAAGTGATGACCATAAGGCGTAACGATGATTACTTTCAACAATGTGACCAAGCATTACGACGACGGTACCGTCGTGGTCGATGGCCTGAACTTTGTCGCGCCAGGAGGCAAAATTACCGTGCTGGTAGGGCCGTCGGGCTGCGGCAAAACCACCTCATTACGCATGATCAACCGGCTGGTCGAACCCTCTTCCGGCACGATTTTGCTCAATGGTGAATCCACCGCGCAGATGGATGTGGTGCAGTTGCGTCGGCGCATTGGTTACGTGATCCAGAATGCCGGGTTGTTCCCGCATAAAACCATCATCGACAACATCGCCACCACCGCCATCCTTAATGGCGCAGCGAAAAGCAAAGCCAGGGCCAGAGCGGCGGAATTACTGGAAGTGGTCGGTCTGGCGCCGCAATTGGCGAAACGCTATCCGTGGCAGCTCTCCGGCGGGCAACAGCAGCGCGTCGGTGTGGCGCGCGCGCTGGCCGCCGATCCGGAATTTATGCTGATGGACGAACCCTTCAGCGCAGTCGATCCTGTCGTGCGTGAACAGTTGCAGGAAGAGTTTCTGCGCATTCAGAAAGAGGTCAGCAAGACCATCATTATGGTCACCCACGATATTGATGAAGCGATGAAACTGGGTGATTGCGTTGCGGTGCTGAAGCCTGGCGGCAAGCTGGCGCAACTGGCGACGCCGGGCGAATTGCTGAATGCGCCGCAGAGCGAATTTGTTGCCGATTTCATTGGCCGCGACCGCGGTTATCGCAAACTCAGTTTCCACACCTCCGCACCACTGACGGCATTGCAGGCGGAACCGGCCATCGAAATGGGCGCAACCCTTGCGCAGGCGCGTGGTATCAGCGCGCAACGTTGGCTACTGGTGACGCAGCAGGGCAAAGCCTGCGGCTGGTTTGATACGCATCAGCAGGTAACGGTGATTGCGCCGGAAAACGTCAATCTCGGCGCGACGTTTTCTCCGCAGGGCGGCACGCTGCGCCAGTTGCTGGATTCGGCGCTCAGCTCTCCCTGCCATCGCGCCGTGGTGGTTGATGAACAGCTTGCCCCGCTGGGATCGCTGGCGCTGGAAAATGTGCTGGATGCCTGCAAATCGCTGACCCAGGAGGCGCTATGAGATTTGACTGGCTGTGGGGGCAAAGCGACAGGATCCTCAACCTGCTGCTCTGGCACTGCTATTTGTCGATTACGCCAATCCTGATCGGCCTGCTGCTGGCGATCCCGGTGGGCTGGGCGGTGAACAACCTGCCGAAAGTGAAAGGGATCGTGCTGAACCTGTTCGGCCTGTTGTACACCATTCCTTCGCTGGCGCTGTTCGTGCTGCTGCCGCCGCTGCTGAATACGCAGATTCTCGACCCGATCAACGTGGTCGTTGCGTTGACCATTTACAGCTTCGCGCTGCTGGTTAGAACCGTGTGCGACGGGCTGGATTCCGTTGCCGAAGATACCCGCCAGTCCGCTTTCGCGCTGGGGTACAAGCCGCTACAGCAATTTTTGCAGATCGACCTGCCGCTTGCCGTGCCGGTGATCGGCTCCGGGCTGCGCGTGGCGGTGGTTTCTAACGTCAGCATTGTGTCGGTGGCCGCGCTGATTGGCGCGCCGCAGTTAGGTTCGCTGTTTACCCAGGGTTTTCAGCTTCAGTTCCTCACCCCGATTATCGCC
The Kosakonia oryzae genome window above contains:
- a CDS encoding ABC transporter ATP-binding protein, giving the protein MITFNNVTKHYDDGTVVVDGLNFVAPGGKITVLVGPSGCGKTTSLRMINRLVEPSSGTILLNGESTAQMDVVQLRRRIGYVIQNAGLFPHKTIIDNIATTAILNGAAKSKARARAAELLEVVGLAPQLAKRYPWQLSGGQQQRVGVARALAADPEFMLMDEPFSAVDPVVREQLQEEFLRIQKEVSKTIIMVTHDIDEAMKLGDCVAVLKPGGKLAQLATPGELLNAPQSEFVADFIGRDRGYRKLSFHTSAPLTALQAEPAIEMGATLAQARGISAQRWLLVTQQGKACGWFDTHQQVTVIAPENVNLGATFSPQGGTLRQLLDSALSSPCHRAVVVDEQLAPLGSLALENVLDACKSLTQEAL
- a CDS encoding ABC transporter permease, with product MRFDWLWGQSDRILNLLLWHCYLSITPILIGLLLAIPVGWAVNNLPKVKGIVLNLFGLLYTIPSLALFVLLPPLLNTQILDPINVVVALTIYSFALLVRTVCDGLDSVAEDTRQSAFALGYKPLQQFLQIDLPLAVPVIGSGLRVAVVSNVSIVSVAALIGAPQLGSLFTQGFQLQFLTPIIAGIVLCIALAFILDCLVVAITRSLSRWQPQRG